CTGATGCATATTCAGAAATTATTTGTTGTTTTTTGTATTGTTTCATAGTGGTTGAGTTTTGATAATGGTTGATAATGGTTGATATTTGCTTCAATCTGATGCAGATTTAGAAATTGTTTGCtgttttttgtgttgtttgataatagttgagttttgattatggttgataATGGTTGATATTTGGTTCAATCTGATGCAGATTCAGaaattgtttgttgttttttgtgttgtttgacAATGGTTGAGTTTTGACTATGGTTGATAATGGTCGATATTTGGTTGGATTGGATCTGATGCAGATTCAgaaattgtttgctattttttGTGTGGTTTGCTAATggtttattttgattaaatcaGATGAGTTGATACTTGTTTTATTTCAGATTCATATAAACAATTTACATTTgcttttatttcagaaaatatgAATTCTAAAACTGTGAGTAACCTTGTTACTGCTGGAGTTGGTTCTGAGGCTGCTCCGGTCAAGGTTGATGAACCTAGTTCAAAAAGGCTGAGACCAGCAACATCCGATGTTtggaattttttcaaaaaactcgGTACAGATAAGGATGGAGTAGAACGTTCTGAGTGTAAAGGATGCACGAAGGTGTTTAGAGCTGGAGGTAAGCGATATGGCACTTTTACTCTAAAACGACATCTTGATAGTTGTACTCAAATTAAGCATGAAGATATTGGTCAGACTATAGCAGAATTGCAACTTAAAATGGGTTCACTTAAGATTGATTCAGGAGTGGCTAGAGATATGTTTGCTTCTTATGTAGTTGCTAGGGATAAGCCATTCAATATGGTTGATGATAGGAGATTTAGAAATTGGGTGAAATATATTAGTCCAACTTTGAAACTTCCTTCTAGGAATACGGTTAAGGCTGACATAGTGAAAGTTCACAAGAGAGAAGTTGcgaaactttaaaaaattttagtttccaTTCCAAATAGAATTTTCTTAACATCTGATCTTTGGACTTCCAGTACCAATGAGGGGTTTATATGTTTGACTGCACATTTTGTTGATGAGAACTGGAAATTACAGAATAAAATTCTCAATTTTTGTCATATGCCTCCTCCTCACGCAGGATTTGAGTTGTCTTCTAAAATCTTTACGCTTTTGACTAAGTGGAAAAttgataaaaagattttttttccattactTTAGATAATGCTTCTTTTAATGATACTTGTGTTGAACACTTGAAAAGTACTTTGGATGTTCATGGTTCATTGTTGTGTGGTGGTGAATTCTTTCATGTTCGTTGCTCTGCtcatattttaaatcttattgTCCAAGATGGAATGAAAATATGTGGTGATGCAGCGCATAAGATTAGAGAGTCTATTAAGTATCTGAGAAAATCTGAAAGTCGAATGGCTAAGTTTAAAGAATGTTTTGAAGATATTGAGGGACTTGAGTATACGACTGCATTATGTTTAGATGTTCCTACTAGGTGGAATTCACTTTATGCAATGCTTTCAAGTGCTATTTCATATAAGAAAGCTTTTGAAatgtataaattaaaagaagCTGGATTTAGGGAGTATTGTCTTTCATCAGATGAGTGGAGAAGAACTGAAAAGATACGTGATTTCTTGTTACCATTTTACGAAACTACCAAGTTGATGTCTGGAACTTCTTACCCAACATCCAACTTGTATTTTTTACAAGTTTGGCAAATCCAGCTTATTTTAATGAATAGTTTGAAGAATGATGAAGTGCTTATAAGGAACATGGGAGAAAAAATGATGATTAAGTTCAAGAAATATTGGGAGAAATACAATGTTGTTCTTGCATTTGGGGCAGTTCTTGATCCTAGATTTAAACTCAACACTTTGGTTCATTGCTATAATGAGATTGGTCCTATTAGTGCTAAAGACAAAGTGGAGCTTGTGAAGAGTAAGTTATACAAGCTCTTTGAGGTTTATGACCACAATTCCTCTACAACTGTAGAGAGTTCTTCCCAActttcaagtaatttttctCAAGCAACATCTTCTGCAATTGGAACTCAGcttattaaaattgttggtgtaagtatttttatctacttggttatatgtattttttatttttcatgctttTTGATTCATATATTGTTTGCAATGCAAAGGATTTGATGTCTCGTAATCAAGAAGTTGAAGTGAAAAGTGGAAAGAACCAACTTGATATTTATTTGACTGAGGCAACATTATTTTGCAATGATGCAATCATTGATGTTTTGCAATGGTGGAAAGACAACCATCATCGTTTTCCAACACTATCACTAATGGCACGAGATTTGTTGAGCATTCCTATTACTACCGTGGCTTCAGAATCTGCATTTAGCATGGGTTCTCATGTTTTGAATAAGTATAGAAGTCATTTGTTGCCAGATAATGTTAAAGCGGTGATTTGCACCAGAAATTGGATACGTGGATATGATGATTTtggtataattatatttatgacATACATACTTGAGTGATTTTGAACATTATTATGtactatttttctaatatatttatttacttttttctaGAGGAAGATAAAGATGAGGAAGATATTGCAAAAGGAGAAGGCTGTTCTTCAAGAGTTGGTTCCAATGATGTTATTGACTTACATGAAGATAAAGATGAAAATTAAGTGTTTCAATTATGTTTAATTTGCTTTGAAGACTATTTATAATTATGCTTTTGgattttggattatatttattttgtctatGGGACTATTTATAACTATGTTTTTgtattttggattatgtttatttattttggagactttatatttaatatttgcatttatattgatttaaatagaAGATATGtccttataaaaaaaaagtttgggCGGGCTTAGCCAGCCATTAGACGAGACGGGCTTCCCCGCCTGCCATCCCTACCAAGAAGCTCGTTAGGGCAAGGTACTATTGGCCGTTCCTGATGTCGGATGCTCAAGAATTTGTGAGAAAGTGCAAGCCATGCCAAGAGAATGCTAACTTCCACAATTCCCCAGCAATGGAGTTAAGTTCAATGTTGGCATCGCAACCTTTCGCCCAATGGGGAATCAATCTCTTAGGGTCGTTTCCAGTGGGTTCCGGGCAAGTCAAGTACCTAATCGTGCCAATCGATTACTACACCAAGTGGATCGAGGCGAAACCGTTAGCCAGTATATCTTCAGACAACTGTCAGAAGTTCATGTGGAGACAAGTGGTCTCCAGGTTTGGAATCCCGGAGGTCGTCATCTCGGATAATGGGATGCAGTTCGTGGACAAGAAGTTTGGAGAGTTCCTCTCGGGACTGGGAGTCAAGCATAAATTCTCTCAGTGGAACACCCACAGAGTAATGGCCAAGTGGAAGCTGCGAATAAGGTCATCCTCAATGGCCTGAAGAAATGACTAGACCAGAAAAAGGGTCTTTGGGCAGACGAGCTCGCCTTGGTTCTATGGTCGTACAGGACGATGCCTCAATCTTCTACCAGAAAAACCCCGTTCCGGCTTACTTACGAGGTCGACGCGGTCATTCCGGTTGAAATCGGGGAACCAAGCCCGAGGCTGGAGAAAGATTTGATAGAAGCGGTGGAGAAAGATTTGATCGATGAAACGAGAGCGATGGCCTATTTGATAGAAACGGCGCTAAAGCAAAGAGTATCTTTAAGGTAAAACACCAAAGTGCTGAGGAGGAACTTCGTACCAAGCGATCTGGTGTTATGGAGAAATGACATCGAATTACCGACCCCGGGAGAAGGCAAGTTGGCAGCAAATTGGGAGGGCACGTACAAAGTAAGAGAAGTACTCGGCAAGGGAGCTTAGAAGTTGGAACAGTTGAGTCGGAGCGAGGTACCCAGAACATAGAATGCGGTGAACTTAAAAAGATTCTACCCTTGAAAGGTGACCCAGCCACTTAACCGGTTTCTCCTCTTTTGTTCATTACTGCTCATTATTCTGTCATTTGGTTTTTGTTGTCTTGTTTGCTACCTTGTTATCTCACTTGCTACCCCGTTTCATTTCATTATAAATACCATGAACATTTCATTATCCCATTTTCCTTATTTTAAGGGTTATACCTTTATTTTTCATTACACGGTTAACCAGGATTGATCACCCCGGAAGCCCTAGTTGGTACAAAAATACCACAAGCAAAATCTACCGCCTACCGGCCAAATGATAAGGCTAGAAGATAGCAAGTTTCAAATATTTTCCAAGGATAACTAATCGGCCtatgatataatataaaaagccTATCCACAAGACGATAAGGAGAATAGAAAGCGAATGTTTTCCAAAGGTAACTAGTTGGCTTAAAACAAATATAAGGTGAGTCATAAGCGCTACCAAACGAGGGCAATACATCGGCCCAATAAGTTAAAGTATTATAAAACAAGGGCAACATATCGGCCCGACAAGTTAAAGTGTTGTAAAACAAGGGCAGCGCCTTGgctcaaaagaaacaaaaagtcCGACAACAAAGTTATAGAACTATATGCAAAGTAACAGATAACTACTGAGGAGCTCCCGCTTTCTTGGGGATGTCCACGATTTTGCCATCCCGAACCGTCTTGAAAGCCCCAACTAAGGAGGGATCAAGATCGGGTGCCAAGACGGCAATCTGAGCTTTGATCCCCTCCTCGGTTGCCATGACAACCTTCCTGGCATCCCTCACGATGTCcttgttcttcctctttaaGAAGGCGACCTCCTGTTGGGCGACCTGAGCTGACCTCTCGACCTCGCCATGTTTTTCATCCAGCTCTTTCAACTTTTTCTCTAGCTCTTTAACCTTGGCTTCAGCGGAGATAGTCTGACCCTAAGCAGTATTCAAATCCTTAGAAAGGGAAAGGTCACGCTCCACCAACCTGTTGATTTCAGTAGCATCCTCCTCTGCTTTCTTATCCTTCTTGGCAAGTTAGGTCTTGAGAGACCCTTCCCGGGCCTTCAGATCGAAAATATCCTTTTGGGCGGCACGAAGCTTTCCCTCTAGAGCCTGATGCTGGGCCAAAATGGGCTTTGCCTTCGGGAAAATGGCAGCAGCTCGGAGGAGGCTGCGATAAACCCACTTTGCctaatggtgcacgaaattgcaatcacacttttgtaattctgcacaactaaccagcaagtgcactgggtcgtccaagtaataccttacgtgagtaaggatcgatcccaggagattgttggcttgaagcaagctatggttatcttgtaactcttagtcaggatatcaataattctcaggtttaattgtgaaaagtaaaagaacatgaaacaaatacttgttttgcagtaatggagaacaggttgaggttttggagatgctctatcttctgaatctctgctttcctactgtcttcttcttcatgcacgcaaggctccttccatggcaagctgtatgtagggtttcatcgttgtcaatggctacctctcatcctctcagtgaaaatggtcaacgcgctctgtcacagcacggctaatcatctgtcggttctcaatcgggttggaatagaatccagtgattcttttgcgtctgtcactaacgcccagccctcatgagtttgaagctcgtcacagtcattcaatccttgaatcctactcagaataccacagacaaggtttagaccttccagattctcttgaatgccgccatcaattctaacttataccacgaagattctgattaaggaatccaagagatattcacttaatataaagtagaacggaggtggttgtcaggcacacgttcataggtgagaatgatgatgagtgtcacggatcatcacattcatcaagttgaggaacaagtgatatcttagaatagaagcaagcgtaattgaatgaaaaacagtagtaattgcattaatccatcaagacacagcagagctcctcacccccaaccatggggtttagagactcatgccatagaagatacaatgagaaacgtgtaatgtgtcatgaggtgaagatacaatgtcaaaaggtcctattaatagtgaactagtaacctagggtatacagaaatgagtaaatgacgtaaaaatccacttccggggtccacttggtgtgtgcttgggctgagcattgaagctttttatgtgtagagacttttcctggagttaaacgccagcttttgtgccagttttggcgtttaactccaatttttgtgccagttccggcgttaaacgccgggaattctgaagctgatttgcaacgccggtttggaccatcaaatctcgggcaaagtatggactattatacattgatggaaagcccagaatatctactttccaacgcaattgagagcgcactaattgggcttctgtatctccagaaaatccacttcgagtgcagggaggtcagaatccaatagcatctgcagtcctttttcagcctctgaatcagatttttgctcaggtccctcaatttcagccagaaattacctgaaatcacagaaaaatacacaaactcatagtaaagcccagaaaagtgatttttaaataaaaaataataaaaacatactaaaaactaactaaaatgtactaaaaacatactaaaaacagtgccaaaaagcgtataaattatccgctcatcacctaagCAGTAAGGTCCTCCTCTCGAAAGAATTCCTTGGTTCCTAGGAGGAGTTGAGAATCAATGACGCTCCCAGCATCAAAACTTCTTTCCATCACAGTCAGGCCCTCCCTGGCAGGTCCCTTTCGTTTCTTAGGATTGGGTACGATAGTCAAGTCGGGATCAACCTCGGGGATAACC
The Arachis duranensis cultivar V14167 chromosome 5, aradu.V14167.gnm2.J7QH, whole genome shotgun sequence genome window above contains:
- the LOC107487807 gene encoding zinc finger BED domain-containing protein RICESLEEPER 2-like, encoding MKICGDAAHKIRESIKYLRKSESRMAKFKECFEDIEGLEYTTALCLDVPTRWNSLYAMLSSAISYKKAFEMYKLKEAGFREYCLSSDEWRRTEKIRDFLLPFYETTKLMSGTSYPTSNLYFLQVWQIQLILMNSLKNDEVLIRNMGEKMMIKFKKYWEKYNVVLAFGAVLDPRFKLNTLVHCYNEIGPISAKDKVELVKSKLYKLFEVYDHNSSTTVESSSQLSSNFSQATSSAIGTQLIKIVGDLMSRNQEVEVKSGKNQLDIYLTEATLFCNDAIIDVLQWWKDNHHRFPTLSLMARDLLSIPITTVASESAFSMGSHVLNKYRSHLLPDNVKAVICTRNWIRGYDDFEEDKDEEDIAKGEGCSSRVGSNDVIDLHEDKDEN